The window TAGATTATAAATGTACCAGATAAACTGATATTTTGAAACTAGACGTAGATTATAAATGTACCAGATAAACTGATACCTTGAGACTAGACATAGATTATAAATGTACCAGATAAACTGATATTTTGAGACTAAATATAGATTATAAATGTACCAGATAAACTGCTATTTTGAGACTAGATGCCAATAGTGAATGTGCTAGATAAACTGATATTTTGAGACTAGACATCAATAGTGAAGGTGCCAGATAAACTGACAGATAATACTAAAGCACTGATACAGATTAAATCATACTAATGTAACAAATTAGATATGATTGGTAGGTTCCGGCTGTCACAAGACTGTTTGTACACACCCTGCCCTGTGGGATATTGACATAAGAACCTTTACATTAGAATGTCGGCAGAGCCCGTAGTATAAAAGAGAGCGTAGGCATGCGGAATATACAAATAGAAAATTTGTATGTAGCAAGCACTCAGTTCTTCTAACTTAGCATATCATGCTCCACCTTTAAGCCAGCCTTCCCTAACAACAGTCATAGAGGACAGTTTCACCCGACAGACAGTTTAGAATCTTCAGCCAAAAGCACTATTACGAATAATCCAACCAAGGTCCCTCTAGGCACTACATGGAAGCCATTTTACAGTGTTATATAACTAATGCTAACTTAATATTAGACGTAAACGTATAGATTATGGGATGAGAGCTGACAAGCAGCGGATAGAGAACATACCAGCTAGACTTCTCGTCAAAACAAAACTTATGAGTCATAGCGAGTGAGATGCAATAGAGAACCCGATAGCATGAGCGTGTCCAAAGAAGCGGATGAACACACATTACTTGTTTAAGATCATTAGTTACCATTGATTTATGAGCCAAGGTCAATAGAATATTACTAGAAATAATTTCAATTGTTTGTAACAACATCATATATCGCCCAGTCATGTATACTATATGACTGACCTCTCTATTGAACATGCGCAGTTTACATTATGCTATTAGACATAAATTTAACAACCAAAAATTCTTCACTACTAATATCAAACATTCTGAGCAATAATGATAAGGCAACTCCATATTAGCACGTAATAAGAATTGCTCCGGGTTTGTCTTATTGTCCTGGTAAAATgaagatatatttatactagAAAACTGAACACTGATACAACAAATGTCTGTAAAAATAAGAGTATGCATCACTTCAACATTGTCCTATCACACTTCTCAGGCTTCTCGTATGCGGGATGCTGACAATCCGATTGAAGGCTAAGTCATAAGCATTACCTAATAGCTCTTGTTGACTCACACATTGCTAGTCGAACCACCTCCTAGCTTGGCAACCACCTGCGAGGTAGTGAAAAACGTAAGGTGGAATTTAGCAATTGGTAACACGTCATTGATGACATAGAAATGCATTCATGCAATCACCTGTAGCACCTCTTCACTACGCCGCAACTGACTGGCGGTGAGAAAGTACATCAAATGAATAAACAGACGTGACAAGGAATTTACACATATCTCATCAAAAATATATGACAAATAGTTGGTGAGTGCCAGGCTCAATGTGATATGTCAATTAATACTGATAGTTGACAATAAGATGTTGGGTGTTCAACAAACGCCAGACCTCATGTATTATGTTTGTGTATTCGAACAAAATAGTGTTCACAGATCCTTTGCATTAAAACAGTTAAACAGCGCGGTTAGAGAAACtaagtttaaaaacattaaataatttttgttgaatgtattaaaaaatctataaatataaaacacaaTGTTTGTCCGTTTTATGTCTCTcaaaataaaactgaaaaactgaaacgaaactgtaaataTTTAGGCAAATGTAAACATGAATCTTATACAATTTTTTGCAGGAGTTAATTCCGCTATCTTGAGCATCATTGTTATAATCATTGTTATATCAGTGTTTGAAATAATGGTGTAAAATCATTTGAAAATGACACAACAAAAATGTCGCATGGCATATGAGTTGATTGACTTTCACGTACACCTGTTGAAATTCATACAAATTTCAGATTAGTGTTAGTGCTCTTATTTACGCAAACATATTTATGCCTAACAAAGATGTATTCCATGGCAAAGCAGAAAACAAGGTCCAACAACAATTTAAACATAAAGGAGTCTTACCGTTGACACTCCAGGCAGAGCTAACAATGTTCCTATAACTGGTATCCGTTGCAGAAAGTTAAGCGCAACAGGGATAAATCCTCTACAATAATCAGCTTATAATTAGTACAGATATTGTAATTAATACTGAACTTTCAGCTCAATCAATCCTCTCAATCAATCGAACAGAACTCTGATCTCAGACAGTCCTACAGATTTCAGATCTCAGACACTCCTACGGAACTCTGATCTTAGACAGTCCTACAGAATTCTGATCTCAGACAGTCCTACAGATTTCAGATCTCAGACATTCCTATAGAATTCTGATCTCAGATAGTCCTACAGAACTCTGATCTCAGACAGTCCTACAGAACTCTGATCTCAGACAGTCTTATAGAACTCTGATCTCAGACAGTCCTACAGAACTCTGATCTCAGACAGTCCTACAGAACTCTGCGCTTAGACATTCCTACAGAACTCTGATCTCAGACAGTCCTACAGAACTCTGCTCTTAGACAGTCCTATAGAACTCTGATCTCAGACAGTCCTACAGAACTCTGCGCTTAGACATTCCTACAGAACTCTGATCTCAGACAGTCCTACAGAACTCTGATCTCAGACAGTCCTACAGAACTCTGCTCTTAGACAGTCCTATAGAATTCTGATCTCAGACAGTCCTACAGAACTCTGATCTCAAACAGTCCTACAGAACTCTGATCTCAGACAGTCCTACAGAACTCTGCGCTTAGACATTCCTACAGAACTCTGATCTCAGACAGTCCTACAGAACTCTGATCTCAGACAGTCCTACAGAACTCTGCTCTTAGACAGTCCTATAGAACTCTGATCTCAGACAGTCCTACAGAACTCTGCGCTTAGACATTCCTACAGAACTCTGATCTCAGACAGTCCTACAGAACTCTGATTTCAGACAGTCCTACAGAACTCTGATCTCAGACAGTCTTATAGAACTCTGATCTCAGAGAGTCCTACAGAACTCTGCTCTTAGACAGTCCTATAGAACTCTGATCTCAGACAGTCCTACAGAACTCTGCGCTTAGACATTCCTACAGAACTCTGATCTCAGACAGTCCTACAGAACTCTGATCTCAGACAGTCCTACAGAACTCTGATCTCAGACAGTCTTATAGAACTCTGATCTCAGACAGTCCTACAGAACTCTGATCTTTGTCCTTCATGTAGACTTTCATTTCATAAGTAATGAATAAACTAATAATCAAACAAATATCTAACTACCGACAGATGCTGATACTTGATACAAGTACAACCCTTTCTGTCACCTTAGTTTCACCAGCAGAGAATTTTCTCACACCAAAGTAAAAATCAAGTAAGAATGACATTAGTCATATTTACATGCTGAAAAAACCCATCTATAGCAGAGATATATTTTAACCTTCAATATAAGATACTCAAATCTATTTAAAACTAGATGAATgaccagcgttgcccgggtaataaaaaagtctttgaacaaaaaattcatttttattcaacatataacatttaccattctaacttttacacttcatatcatgggaaaagtgttgtttgtgcagttcaaatggaTTAAGGGAAAAAaagacaactgtaaaggttttaaaactttttcaaacagctgcaacttttaaatttcatatcatgaaagaagtattttgttgaaataaattaggagtaaaaataaaactgtaaaggtgtttcaATGTAAACGTGAAATCATTagcgagtaatggctaaatatagtctgttttgttacgattacaatgaaaaactaattggtatacgattatatgattttagttcgctTCAGCGTTGGCAACACAAGACtaaaatatcgtatagacgtatagagtggtaAAGAAAcccatattaataatattatctaatgcaatcactgcctgttACAAATCATCACCActaaaaatagcaacaaaacaatatgttaatcttagtaactatagttacctacaataactttagtgcattttgtaggtatgatctgcaaaaaatgtaacattacaatgtactacgtgcagagttcttaccttcaaaacagacgtataacataaccgctgaatctaacttatatgaatttagcttactaaaaacatacttgagggatgttttagtatgcattttagtaaacttctaACTAAAACTTTATTACATATCTGTTTGAGAAACCGTTTTAACCTTAACGAATGACGCTGAACTGAAAtataatcgccaaattttaatttcgagagaaattaaaatggaaaaaaaattagCCTTAGTACGGCACGAATGAAAAAGTATCTGTTTCATATAattaatagagtttcaattattatGTCATTTAGCGTAGCCAATCGACAAAAgctgtatacatgtacaataagaGCTATGAATCGTAAGCCTTCGTAGACTGGTGGTTAGATAATCGGACTGCAAACATACGGTTGCAATAATTGTGTGTTCAAATCCAGCAGTCTGCGagattttaattccaaaattttagtagctatagccggacagaCAAATATCCAAACAGACGACGACAGACAGACGCCGACAAACTGtgaaatttatatagattaaACTACAAGTCAAGTAAACAATGAAAGACGAGCCAACAACATACAGTATGACTCACCCAAACAATAGAAAGAAGCCATAGCATTCAATTATCATTCCAATCACTGGCCATCCCAAAAGGACAACAAATATCCCACCAAAGAAGAAACAAGAGCCACGCCATTTGTGGCTTTGAAAGAAGAATTTGAAGGTTCGATCCAGACCGATGAGAAATGCTAGTCCAGCCAGGAACAGTATCTAAAAAGTATCAAGCATGGGTAAATAAAGGATCGTTAACTTTGAGTTTGGTAAAACCTGTGCAACGATAGCTTCAAAAACCTTGCATGACTTCAGCTGGAAAACAGGAAGAAACTTGAAGTTATCTACCCATGAACAAAAAAGGAAACAATTGATAAAGTAAATAAAAGCAATGATACACTAGAGTGTTGTACTGACTAGACAATTTATGctgtaaataaatagaaaagcaGCAGCAAGAATAGTAGCAGCTTACAATTTTAGATTAGTTGTTCCTAACCTTGTTGAAGATACTGAAGAATCCAAGTGTCACACACGCACTTATCAAACCTtttgtagttatatatataaattacatttactgacataatatatatatatatatattacatttaccagtatttaatatataacattcacaaatattgtatatgtattatatcaataaatgcaataaaaagTGCTATCGTTGCCGAAGCCTTGAAAATGCTTCATCGAACTATTTGGATTTGATAGAACAGATATTAAGAACTCTGTTTCAGAGTCAGCTACCCACCACATATGGTTGGTTGACACAAGTATGACTTAGAGCTCTTAGgcaaacaacatacaaactgttttaaAATGCCTCAAGTAGCTGCGGCATATTCCAAGGTACATAGAAACTGCTTACTTACATTTCCTATAGCGAGTAGGCCTTTATCAAagagtaggacaactccaagaaATAGGAAAAGTAGACCAAATCCGGCAAGACCAACACCAATTTCTAAAAACAACTGGGCCAGTTAGACAAACTCTTCATACCGGTAGCTTAGCACTCTGGCAGAAATCTTTGACTATGCAAAGATATGCTGACATGTTCTTCATATGCACAATATACAAAGCGTCTGTCATATCTAATGCGAGAATAGAGAATGAACAACAACAAAACGATACTCTTCCTTTCTTTAGAGAGTAATGGCTGCAGCAAAGCTAGTTCTCCTAAGAGAACACAACTCATAATAAATTCAGCGTTTACATGCTTTGAATGGATTCGGAGTTGCTTGCGGCTGACGACTTTCACTCTACTGTTTCAACAATTCGGAGTTGCACTCTACTGTTTCAACAATTCGGAGTTGCACTCTACTGTTTCAACAATTCGGAGTTGCACTCTACTGTTTCAACAATTCGGAGTCGCACTCTACTGTTTGGAGTTGCACTATGCAGATCTTTCCAAGCTCCACAAAGTATCCCTCAAAATGAAACTTAAAAAGATTTGCCTTTGGGTCaaggtcacttttc of the Watersipora subatra chromosome 4, tzWatSuba1.1, whole genome shotgun sequence genome contains:
- the LOC137393512 gene encoding vesicle transport protein GOT1B-like, whose protein sequence is MMQVTDFQKIGVGLAGFGLLFLFLGVVLLFDKGLLAIGNILFLAGLAFLIGLDRTFKFFFQSHKWRGSCFFFGGIFVVLLGWPVIGMIIECYGFFLLFGGFIPVALNFLQRIPVIGTLLALPGVSTVVAKLGGGSTSNV